The genomic interval GGCAGCGGCGGCACTTGCGAACTGGGAGAGCTCGAAATTTTCGGTTCGTTCCAGCCTGTCACAGGCGCGGTGGACGCGGCATCGCTGCCGCAAGCCGCCTCGGCCCCCGCGGAAGCTTCGGAAACGACGGAAGCCGCCGAAGAGCCTCAGGCCGAGGCCGCGCCTGCGGCCGAAGCTTCCGCCGAAACGCCGGCGGCCGTTGATAATGCCGCGGCTCCCGAAGATTCCGGAACGGTGATGGAAAATCCGCCCTCCGACGGAATCGAAGAGGAAGCCGCTCCTCCGCCGGCGCAGGAAGACAAGGATTTCGAACAGGAGTCGAAGCCGGCCGGAAACTGAATCGAGTCGGGAAAAAAAGAAAGCCGGCATCCCCAAGATGCCGGCTTTTTTTTATGGCGTTTGAAGCTAATTGCCGCCGTTCATGTAGCGGCCGAGCGTATCGTAAGCCTGGCGCGCTTCGTCTTCGGTGGGCGCGTCCTCGGACTGTTGATCTTCGTACTGTTCCTGATAATCGCCCGAAGTGTCGCCTTCGTACTGGCCGTCCTGCTGGCCGTAATCCTGCGTGGAACCGTCAAAGGGATTCGGCATCTGGCCCTGGAATCCGCCTCCGCCTCCGGAAAATTGAGAAGCGATGTTTTGAATCTGTCCCAGGACCTGGCCGGCCTGCTGCAGCGTATTTCCGGTTTGATTGGGACGGCGCGGCGGATAAGGACCCTGCTGCTGCGGATAGCCGCCGTTCGCGTAACCCTGCTGCTGCGGGTAGGCGCCTTGCTGCGCGGGATATTGCTGCGGGTAACCCGCGTTCGGATAAGCCTGAGGCTGCTGCATCGGCATCGGGCCTTGCGCGGGGCCTTGATCGTAGAGTCCGTTCTGCCAGGCTTCAGGCCGGCTCGAAGCGGACGCCTGGCGTACGGCCTTCATGCCCGGATCTTCCGGCGGCATGGCCGCGGCCGGAGCCTGGGCAAGCTGCTGCAAAGGCTGCTGCATCACGGAGGCGCGGGAATTCGAGGCCTGCGCCGGCGGCAAAGCGCCCTGGAGACGCGCCTCCTGCTGGACGGCCTGCGCGATGCCCTGGCCAAACTGATCCGCCTGCTGCATGTCTTCGGCGCTCGGCGCTTCGGCGTCTCCGGCAGGCATGCCCATTTGTTTGGCCGTCGCGCTCATGTTGTTCATCATGTCCGAGAGCTTGAAGTCCCCGTTCGACATCTTCGACATGATGTTCTGCGAGCGCATGCCCATCAGATCGTCGACTTTGGTGAATCCCTCCGGCAATTCGAAGAGCGCGGGATCGGCCTTGACCGTGTCGGCTTGCTGCATTTCGAACAGCATGTTTTCCACCGCGTTGCCATTCTCGTCCTGTCCGGCCTGCGACATGGCCAGCGCCAGGCGTTCGGGTAAATTTTTCGCGTACGGCATGCCCGTCATGCCCTGCGCCAGCGCGGAACCGATCAGGGTCATGGACTTGATCAGCTCTTCGCGTTCTTTGGCGGGGTAGAGGGAGTATTGGGAATCGACCTTGGCTTTTTCGAACGCGGAGATTTCTTTCTGGATCTTCGCCGCCTTCGGATCTTTGTCGGAAGCAAGCCAGATCGCGCCGATCATGGAATTTTGCTGCGGGCACGAGGGCCCGTAACCTTCGGCCTGGAACCCGGCGATGGTTCTTTCCCCGACTTTCTTGGACTGCGCGCAGGGGTCGTTCGCCACGGCATCCGGCACCTTGTCCATCTGCTTCTTGTACGCCTCCATCTCTTTTTGCTCTTCAGGAGTAAGACTTTCGTCGCTTCCTTCTTTATAAGGAATCGGAATGGGTTTTTCCTGGTAAGCCTTGAGCTCCATGTCGATGTCCCATTCCACGCCCTTGTCGACGCGCGTGATCGAGATTTGGTCGCCCATCATCCCTTGCGCGAGCGGAGAAGAAACCACGAGGCGCTGTTTTTTTCCGCTCACCCACATTTCGGACGTGCCCATGCCGTTCATGCCTTGGCTTTTGGTGTAGACGTCCGCGTGCGCGGCGGTGGAAAAGAGGACGAGAAAAAGGGGAAGGACGGGCAGAAGTTTTTTCATGACGGGCTCCTTACGGTTCGCTAGTAAGGATAGCCAATGCCCTGAGGAATTGCAAACAGGTGCTTTTTTAATCAATAACGATCATTTTTGCCGCGAAATTATAGGACGCCTTACAGGACGCTCTTCCATATATAAAGGCGGTCGGGAAAACCCACATTTTACAAACGATGCCGGGTTTCTTTTTGACAAGCGATTCAAGGAGGTCTAGCCTAGGTGCTCCCAAACGTAACCGGCTTTTTAAGATCCCCCTCAAGGAGAGAAACCATGGCGAAGCATCAGCAGACCGTTACACCCACGTTTACGTTCAAAGATTCCAGGAAGGCCATCGAGTATTACAAAAAAGCTTTTGGCGCGAAGCTCCTGGACTTGTACCCCAGGCCCGACGGATCGGGGACCATGCATGCCACCATCCAGATCGCCGAATCGGTCATCATGATGGGCGATGAAATGCCGGGTTCGGAAAAATGCGGCAAGAGCGCGGAAACGATCGGGGCTTCGCCCATCGGCATGTACCTCAGCGTGCCCGACGTCGATGCGACGTTCAAGCAGGCGGTCGCGGCCGGGGGCAAAGAGCTCATGGCCGTCGCCGACATGTTCTGGGGCGCCCGCGTGGGCCAGGTCGTCGATCCTTTCGGCTACTCGTGGATGATTGCCACGCCCAAGCAGGACCTCACGCATGAGCAGGTCCAGAAAGCCGCCGACGCGTTTTTCGCTCAGGCTGCCGGCAAGAGATAAACCTCTCCCGGGGCAGACCTTTTGCGCACCGCACAAGGTCTGCCCCACTTTTTCCCGCGCCCTTTCCCGACAAGCGTTTCCCTTCCGGCACGATGGCCGCTTTCCACACGCCTTGCCATAATAATGCGGGCATTGAAAGGGAGGAGGGTAACATCATGAAAACGTTTCAAGGAATTGTTCTGGCGCTTTTAGTGAGTGCGATGGGGGTTCCCGCTTTTGCCGTCGAGACCGTCGAGACGGTGCGCACTTTCCAGACGCCGGCCGAACCGGGAGTTTATTATTTTACCCTGGAGGATTTTCAGAGGGCTTATTCCGGGACGAAGCCGATCGTCGCTTACGAAAAATTCGCGCGCGCCCGTTATGGCGGGATGTACGGATACCCGCAGACGACGCTGGTGACGACCCGCATCAGAAGCGATGAGGATTTGGAAAAGGGCGAGGGGACCAAGCCTCACGTGATCCCTTACGATGCCCGCCGTGGCGACCGCGAGGTCATACGTTACGT from Verrucomicrobiia bacterium carries:
- a CDS encoding VOC family protein, which produces MAKHQQTVTPTFTFKDSRKAIEYYKKAFGAKLLDLYPRPDGSGTMHATIQIAESVIMMGDEMPGSEKCGKSAETIGASPIGMYLSVPDVDATFKQAVAAGGKELMAVADMFWGARVGQVVDPFGYSWMIATPKQDLTHEQVQKAADAFFAQAAGKR